The following coding sequences are from one Lysinibacillus sp. FSL W8-0992 window:
- a CDS encoding PBP1A family penicillin-binding protein yields the protein MSERRQTRGEHQKALAQKNKKKAPKAAKSSTKTWLKRIVLTILIIGVVGLVGGAGVFAYYASTAPELNEDLLKDPVSSEFYDKNGEVFATIGAENRKYVTYDEIPEDMINAILATEDVRFFKHHGMDFYRLGGAILANFRDGFGAQGASTLTQQVVKNSFLQNEKKLKRKAQEAWLAFQLERKYSKEEIFEMYFNKMLMSGRIYGFGTAAQYFYGKELKDLTLDEEALLAGLVQRPNAYNPLKNPELAEKRRNTVLGLMYQHGKITKAEMEEAKKVDVLAGLADDATRQTFAGSKYDAFLDIVINELEKNGDGTAMAEGIKVYTTLDPNAQQIVENIMNDDSNFPTENIESGVAVVDTKTGQIQAVGGGRNYGNRGFNYADDLVMNHPGSTMKPLLDYGPAIEYLKWSTGQTLVDDPMKYTGTNQTITNWDGKYFGTMTARKALYASRNVPAVRTFKEVGADKAKEFIGRLGIETENAYEADAIGGGAITMSPIQMAASYAAFGNNGVYTDPYAITKIVYRDGKSSKDYTPKPNVAMEEYTAYMVTDMLRDVVSNKPDASGTAANVSGLDIAGKTGTTNYSNDEFNKYNLPSTSVPDSWFAGYTTNYSIAIWSGYEKRSDPITTWDERRLPQHLFKDIMKDLSANIETERFKKPSSVVEATIEVGSSPLKLASDYTPSELRQTELFVRGTEPTEVSNEYKAPELSTPYNVSASLDLAGQSINISWEHDAILDPETDEPMPTTFEVSATKEGGETVVLGTTESKGLTVSNTLEDGNYTISVVAIVDDTRSEPGTTSFQITSMPDEDVGTEDPDEPDIEQPTQPDQGNNGNHNGNNGNNGNHNGNNNGNGNNGNNGNGGNNGNNNGSQPPVTPTDPVVPNEDDNDDGE from the coding sequence ATGAGTGAACGTCGTCAAACACGCGGAGAGCATCAAAAGGCTCTCGCTCAAAAAAATAAAAAGAAAGCGCCGAAAGCAGCAAAATCTTCGACCAAAACGTGGTTGAAGCGCATTGTCCTAACGATACTTATTATAGGAGTTGTTGGCTTAGTCGGCGGAGCAGGTGTATTTGCTTATTATGCAAGCACTGCACCAGAGCTTAATGAAGATTTACTAAAGGACCCTGTTTCATCTGAGTTTTATGATAAAAACGGTGAAGTTTTCGCCACAATCGGTGCTGAAAACCGAAAATACGTAACATACGATGAAATCCCTGAAGATATGATTAACGCCATTCTAGCAACAGAAGACGTTCGCTTTTTTAAACATCATGGTATGGATTTTTATCGCCTAGGTGGTGCAATACTTGCCAACTTCCGTGATGGTTTCGGGGCACAAGGTGCTTCAACTTTAACGCAGCAAGTTGTCAAAAACTCATTTTTACAAAATGAGAAAAAATTAAAACGTAAAGCACAAGAAGCATGGCTTGCCTTCCAACTTGAACGTAAATATTCAAAAGAAGAAATATTTGAAATGTACTTTAATAAAATGTTGATGTCAGGTCGTATTTATGGCTTTGGCACAGCCGCTCAATATTTCTATGGCAAAGAGTTAAAAGATTTAACATTGGATGAAGAAGCACTACTAGCAGGCTTAGTACAGCGTCCGAACGCTTACAATCCATTAAAAAATCCTGAACTGGCAGAAAAACGACGAAATACAGTTTTAGGCTTAATGTACCAGCATGGAAAAATTACAAAAGCTGAAATGGAAGAAGCGAAGAAAGTAGATGTGCTAGCAGGTCTTGCAGACGACGCTACACGTCAAACATTTGCTGGCTCTAAATACGATGCTTTCCTAGATATCGTTATTAATGAGCTTGAAAAAAATGGTGATGGCACTGCTATGGCAGAGGGCATTAAAGTTTACACAACACTTGATCCAAACGCGCAGCAAATTGTAGAAAACATCATGAACGATGACAGTAATTTCCCTACAGAAAACATTGAATCTGGTGTTGCTGTCGTTGATACAAAAACAGGTCAAATTCAAGCAGTCGGTGGTGGACGAAACTACGGGAACCGTGGCTTTAACTATGCAGATGACTTAGTGATGAATCATCCAGGCTCTACAATGAAGCCGTTACTTGATTACGGTCCTGCTATTGAATATTTAAAATGGTCAACAGGTCAAACACTTGTGGATGATCCAATGAAATATACAGGTACAAATCAAACGATTACAAACTGGGATGGTAAATATTTTGGTACTATGACAGCACGTAAAGCTCTATACGCTTCTCGAAACGTGCCAGCCGTTAGAACATTTAAAGAAGTTGGCGCAGACAAAGCAAAAGAGTTTATTGGCCGTTTAGGCATTGAAACAGAGAATGCTTACGAGGCGGATGCCATTGGTGGTGGTGCCATTACAATGTCCCCTATTCAAATGGCAGCATCTTATGCAGCTTTTGGGAATAACGGTGTTTACACTGACCCTTACGCCATTACAAAAATTGTTTATCGCGATGGTAAATCATCGAAAGACTATACACCAAAGCCTAATGTTGCTATGGAAGAATATACAGCATACATGGTAACAGACATGTTGCGTGATGTTGTCAGCAATAAACCAGATGCATCTGGTACTGCAGCAAATGTTTCAGGATTAGATATTGCTGGTAAAACAGGTACAACAAACTATTCAAACGACGAGTTTAACAAATATAATTTACCAAGTACAAGTGTGCCAGATTCTTGGTTTGCTGGTTACACTACCAACTATTCAATTGCTATTTGGAGCGGTTACGAAAAACGTTCTGACCCAATTACAACTTGGGATGAACGCCGATTACCACAACATTTATTTAAAGATATTATGAAAGATCTTTCTGCGAACATTGAAACAGAACGTTTCAAAAAACCAAGCTCGGTTGTAGAAGCTACAATCGAAGTAGGCTCTAGCCCACTTAAATTAGCAAGTGACTATACACCAAGTGAATTACGTCAAACAGAGCTATTTGTTCGTGGTACAGAACCTACAGAAGTTTCAAATGAATACAAAGCTCCTGAACTTTCTACGCCTTACAATGTAAGTGCAAGTTTAGATTTGGCAGGGCAATCTATCAACATTAGCTGGGAACATGATGCGATTCTTGACCCAGAAACGGATGAACCAATGCCGACTACCTTTGAAGTATCTGCTACAAAAGAAGGTGGAGAAACGGTTGTACTTGGAACAACTGAAAGTAAAGGTTTAACAGTTAGCAACACATTAGAAGACGGTAACTACACAATTTCTGTCGTAGCGATTGTGGATGATACGCGAAGTGAACCAGGAACGACATCCTTCCAGATAACGAGTATGCCTGATGAAGATGTAGGTACTGAGGATCCAGATGAACCGGACATTGAACAACCAACACAGCCTGATCAAGGCAATAATGGCAATCATAACGGTAACAATGGGAACAACGGTAATCACAATGGCAATAATAACGGAAATGGAAACAATGGCAATAACGGGAATGGCGGTAACAACGGCAACAATAACGGAAGCCAACCTCCTGTTACGCCAACCGATCCTGTAGTGCCAAACGAGGACGACAATGATGACGGTGAGTAA
- the asnS gene encoding asparagine--tRNA ligase, with protein MKKIMIQDMPQHIGETVKLGAWLANKRSSGKIAFLQLRDGSGFVQGVVVKEEVGEEIFAIAKGMTQETSMYVIGEVKADERSSFGCELAVTGIEVLHAATDFPITPKEHGPEFLMDNRHLWLRSRKQHAVMKIRNEIIRATYEFFNNNGFTKMDPPILTGSAPEGTSELFHTKYFEEDAYLSQSGQLYMEAAAMALGKVFSFGPTFRAEKSKTRRHLIEFWMIEPEMAFVEFEENLEVQEQYVEHIVQSVLANCTLELERLGRDTSTLQNIKAPFPRISYDDAIKLLHEQGFDDIEWGDDFGAPHETAIANSFDKPVFITCYPTGIKPFYMQPHPDRDDVVLCADLIAPEGYGEIIGGSERIHDYDLLKTRLEEHNLSLDAYAWYLELRKQGSVPHSGFGLGLERTVAWISGTEHIRETIPFPRLLNRLYP; from the coding sequence ATGAAAAAAATTATGATTCAAGATATGCCACAGCATATCGGAGAAACAGTCAAGCTAGGTGCTTGGTTAGCTAACAAACGTTCAAGTGGTAAAATTGCTTTCTTACAACTACGTGATGGTTCTGGCTTTGTACAGGGCGTTGTTGTGAAAGAAGAAGTAGGCGAAGAAATTTTTGCAATTGCAAAGGGTATGACGCAAGAAACTTCGATGTACGTTATTGGAGAGGTGAAAGCAGACGAACGTTCAAGTTTCGGCTGTGAGCTAGCAGTAACAGGAATTGAAGTGTTACATGCAGCAACAGATTTCCCAATTACACCAAAAGAGCATGGCCCTGAATTTTTAATGGATAACCGCCACTTATGGTTACGTTCTCGTAAACAACACGCGGTAATGAAAATTCGTAACGAAATTATTCGTGCAACTTACGAATTTTTCAACAACAATGGCTTTACAAAAATGGACCCACCAATTTTAACTGGATCAGCACCTGAAGGTACTTCTGAGCTATTCCACACAAAATATTTTGAAGAAGATGCCTACCTTTCTCAATCTGGTCAGCTTTATATGGAAGCGGCTGCGATGGCATTAGGAAAAGTTTTTTCATTCGGTCCAACGTTCCGTGCTGAAAAATCTAAAACACGCCGTCACTTAATCGAGTTTTGGATGATTGAGCCAGAAATGGCGTTTGTAGAATTCGAAGAAAACTTAGAAGTACAAGAACAATATGTGGAGCATATTGTGCAGTCTGTTCTGGCAAACTGTACTCTAGAATTAGAGCGACTTGGTCGTGATACATCGACGCTTCAAAATATTAAAGCGCCATTCCCGCGTATTTCATACGATGATGCCATTAAACTATTACATGAACAAGGTTTTGATGACATTGAATGGGGTGATGATTTCGGTGCGCCACATGAAACAGCAATTGCGAATTCATTTGACAAACCTGTATTCATTACGTGTTACCCAACAGGTATCAAACCATTCTACATGCAACCACATCCAGATCGTGATGATGTAGTATTATGTGCCGACTTAATTGCGCCAGAAGGCTACGGGGAAATTATCGGTGGTTCAGAGCGTATCCATGACTATGATTTATTAAAAACTCGTCTTGAGGAACATAATCTATCATTAGATGCTTACGCATGGTACTTAGAGCTTCGCAAGCAAGGATCAGTACCACATTCTGGCTTCGGTTTAGGGCTAGAACGTACAGTGGCTTGGATTTCTGGAACAGAGCATATTCGCGAAACTATTCCATTCCCACGTCTATTAAACCGTTTATACCCTTAA
- a CDS encoding tetratricopeptide repeat-containing diguanylate cyclase, with product MELTLEELNKTIMEMRTKGRLTEALNLAEQGLLVALENDNHKHGLDLFFQKILIHHALGDTLSMVSHIHDYEACCQKYGTTKDFMNYYLVMSLIYDLVGVREKTVEMTKKSIEFATQLKDIKMLVRCYSNLCYLEVENGCYQEALNAALIARNYNKELEKTQPELAKLQEIRINNNMADVYILEGDFVTGQALLDHTLNSDIIQNHKREKVAALFGYGFLYEHQQKLEEAVKYYKQAIDLAQSYGDNPITKRVMRMLLNVLYQLDYRNEIFDVQRAYIELTEKMSADNLLQQVMNLDFNRQKEKLEKRALYDPLTGVLNRHFLDSELNDWLKEAQISQQYVCVIVLDIDYFKAYNDKYGHLLGDMVLQLLATGLRDFLRNEDAVIIRYGGDEFIVCLRHDNQLFINDFIKELHAYILTLKVEQDFDSYPLKISLGACMNDQENYDYIQLFKQADRNLYKAKNNGRANYVISSL from the coding sequence TTGGAGTTAACATTAGAAGAATTAAATAAAACAATCATGGAAATGCGGACGAAAGGGCGTTTAACAGAAGCTCTAAATCTTGCTGAACAGGGACTTTTAGTAGCATTAGAAAATGATAATCATAAGCATGGACTAGATTTATTCTTCCAAAAAATATTAATTCATCATGCTCTAGGCGATACATTAAGCATGGTGAGCCACATCCATGACTATGAGGCGTGCTGCCAAAAGTACGGCACGACAAAGGATTTTATGAATTATTATCTTGTTATGTCTTTAATATACGATTTAGTTGGTGTCAGAGAAAAAACAGTGGAAATGACCAAAAAATCGATTGAATTTGCTACACAGCTAAAAGATATTAAAATGCTTGTACGTTGCTATAGCAATCTGTGTTATCTTGAAGTTGAAAATGGCTGTTATCAGGAAGCGCTTAATGCTGCATTAATTGCAAGGAATTATAATAAGGAGCTTGAGAAAACACAGCCTGAATTGGCGAAGCTACAAGAAATCCGCATTAATAATAATATGGCTGATGTATATATTCTAGAGGGCGATTTTGTCACTGGTCAAGCATTATTGGATCATACATTGAATTCGGATATTATTCAAAATCATAAACGAGAAAAGGTAGCCGCCTTGTTTGGCTATGGCTTTTTATATGAACATCAACAAAAGCTAGAAGAAGCGGTGAAATATTATAAGCAAGCGATAGATTTAGCGCAATCATATGGCGATAATCCAATTACAAAAAGGGTCATGCGTATGCTGTTAAACGTTCTCTATCAATTGGATTACCGAAATGAGATTTTTGATGTGCAACGAGCTTATATAGAACTTACAGAAAAAATGAGTGCTGACAATCTGCTTCAGCAAGTGATGAACTTAGATTTTAATAGACAAAAAGAGAAACTGGAAAAAAGGGCACTCTATGACCCTTTAACTGGTGTCCTCAATCGTCATTTTCTTGATAGTGAGCTAAATGATTGGTTAAAGGAGGCACAAATTTCTCAGCAATATGTTTGCGTCATTGTCCTCGATATCGACTATTTTAAAGCATACAATGATAAGTATGGTCACTTGTTGGGTGACATGGTGCTACAGCTCCTTGCTACTGGATTAAGGGATTTTTTACGTAATGAAGATGCGGTCATTATACGTTATGGTGGAGATGAATTTATCGTTTGTCTTCGTCATGACAATCAATTGTTTATCAATGACTTTATTAAGGAGCTACATGCCTATATTTTAACTTTAAAAGTAGAACAAGACTTTGATAGTTATCCGTTAAAGATTAGTTTAGGCGCCTGTATGAATGACCAAGAAAATTATGATTACATTCAGCTTTTTAAGCAGGCAGACCGCAACTTATACAAAGCGAAAAATAATGGTCGTGCAAACTATGTCATCAGCTCACTATAA
- a CDS encoding pyridoxal phosphate-dependent aminotransferase — MKKLLADRVKTLTPSSTLAITAKAKELKEQGIDVIGLGAGEPDFNTPRNILDAAIESMEKGLTKYTPAGGLPVLKKAIIDKLQRDNNLTYKPNEVIVGVGAKHILYTLFQVILNEGDEVIIPIPYWVSYPEQVKLAGGVPVYVEGTREQGYKITADQLRAAVTDKTKAVIINSPSNPSGMIYSRDELAELAAVAEEKDILIVSDEIYEKLVYNGIEHFSIAQLSDAMKARTIVVNGVAKSHSMTGWRIGYAAGDADIIKPMTDLASHSTSNATTTAQYATVEAYNGPQDTVEEMRQAFESRLEKIYPQVSAIPGFNVLKPQGAFYLLPDVAEAMAHTGYDSVDAFAADILTEANVAVIPGSGFGAPTTMRLSYATSLELLEEAVRRIDAFVKSKWQD; from the coding sequence ATGAAAAAATTATTAGCAGACCGAGTGAAAACTTTAACACCATCTTCAACATTAGCAATTACTGCAAAAGCAAAAGAATTAAAAGAGCAAGGTATTGACGTAATAGGATTAGGTGCTGGTGAACCCGACTTTAACACACCGCGCAATATTCTAGATGCGGCTATTGAATCTATGGAAAAAGGTTTAACTAAATATACCCCTGCTGGCGGTCTGCCAGTGCTTAAGAAAGCTATTATTGATAAACTTCAACGCGACAACAATCTTACATATAAACCGAACGAGGTTATCGTAGGCGTTGGGGCAAAGCATATTCTTTACACTTTATTCCAAGTAATTTTGAATGAAGGCGATGAAGTAATCATTCCTATCCCTTATTGGGTATCGTATCCAGAACAAGTGAAATTAGCAGGCGGTGTGCCAGTATATGTTGAAGGGACACGTGAACAAGGCTATAAAATTACTGCAGATCAATTACGTGCAGCTGTTACCGATAAAACAAAAGCAGTTATCATTAACTCGCCAAGCAATCCATCTGGTATGATTTATTCTCGCGACGAGCTAGCAGAACTTGCTGCTGTTGCAGAAGAAAAAGATATTTTAATCGTGTCAGATGAAATTTATGAGAAGCTTGTATACAATGGTATTGAGCATTTTTCAATTGCGCAACTTTCAGACGCAATGAAAGCACGTACAATCGTAGTAAATGGTGTAGCAAAATCTCACTCTATGACAGGCTGGCGTATCGGATATGCAGCAGGTGATGCAGACATTATTAAACCAATGACTGACCTTGCTTCACACTCTACTTCAAACGCAACAACAACTGCACAATATGCAACAGTGGAAGCGTATAATGGACCTCAGGACACAGTAGAAGAAATGCGCCAAGCATTCGAATCTCGTCTTGAGAAGATTTATCCACAAGTTAGTGCAATTCCTGGCTTCAATGTATTAAAACCGCAAGGCGCATTTTATTTATTACCAGATGTAGCAGAAGCAATGGCACATACTGGTTATGATTCAGTCGATGCATTTGCTGCGGATATTTTAACAGAAGCAAACGTAGCAGTGATTCCAGGCTCTGGCTTTGGTGCACCAACTACTATGCGATTATCTTATGCTACATCTTTAGAATTATTGGAAGAGGCAGTCCGTCGTATTGATGCATTTGTAAAATCAAAATGGCAAGACTAA
- a CDS encoding cell wall elongation regulator TseB-like domain-containing protein: protein MKNWLIFISVFMVSLSLVISILVLWKAEAPFSSIEEQAEQLALDAKALAIVTESYTYNGKHSYVTVFGVDEYGDKKAVFVPTNLEEDSIQEVFLKDGITEKQALSVFKNEGNVQKVLHMKLGYEEVGAVWEISYLNNHDKLNYVYILFKDGDWWKRIKNL, encoded by the coding sequence ATGAAAAACTGGTTGATTTTCATTTCTGTCTTTATGGTTTCCTTGTCACTTGTCATTAGTATTTTAGTACTCTGGAAAGCCGAGGCTCCATTTAGTTCAATTGAAGAACAGGCTGAACAGTTGGCGCTTGATGCCAAAGCCCTAGCAATTGTCACGGAGTCATACACATATAATGGCAAACATTCGTATGTTACTGTGTTCGGGGTAGACGAATACGGTGACAAAAAGGCTGTCTTTGTTCCAACGAATCTAGAAGAGGATTCCATTCAGGAAGTATTTTTGAAAGATGGTATTACGGAAAAGCAAGCATTATCGGTTTTTAAAAATGAAGGAAATGTCCAAAAGGTGCTTCATATGAAGTTAGGCTATGAGGAGGTAGGGGCTGTTTGGGAAATTTCTTACCTAAATAATCACGATAAACTCAACTATGTCTATATTTTATTTAAGGACGGCGACTGGTGGAAGCGCATTAAGAATTTATAA
- the recU gene encoding Holliday junction resolvase RecU, protein MTIRYPNGKVYTPAPAIQKAEKKGKTKDFSYSNRGKTLEDEINEANDFYLERQLAIIHKKPVPVQIVKVEYPSRSAAVIREAYFRTPSTTDYNGVWNGHYIDFDAKETASKTSFPLKNIHGHQMKHMQQVKEHNGVAFIIVRFSAFERYFLVPYEVLQKAWHAMDNGERKSIPFSTIEKEAFEIPTSYYPRIDYLPVLQQFIEATSHGSESEEIKK, encoded by the coding sequence GTGACAATTCGTTATCCAAATGGGAAAGTCTACACCCCTGCTCCAGCTATTCAAAAAGCTGAGAAAAAGGGGAAAACAAAGGATTTTTCCTATAGTAATCGAGGGAAGACGTTAGAGGATGAAATTAATGAAGCAAACGACTTTTATTTAGAAAGGCAACTTGCTATTATTCATAAGAAACCTGTTCCCGTACAAATCGTCAAAGTAGAGTATCCGTCGCGAAGTGCTGCTGTAATTCGTGAAGCTTATTTCCGAACGCCCTCTACAACTGACTACAATGGCGTTTGGAATGGGCATTATATTGATTTTGATGCTAAGGAAACCGCATCCAAGACGAGCTTTCCATTAAAAAATATACATGGACATCAAATGAAACATATGCAGCAAGTGAAGGAACACAATGGTGTGGCATTTATTATCGTTCGTTTTTCAGCATTTGAACGCTATTTTTTAGTGCCATACGAAGTTTTACAAAAGGCCTGGCATGCAATGGACAATGGTGAGCGAAAATCGATTCCCTTTTCAACCATCGAAAAGGAAGCTTTTGAAATTCCAACAAGCTATTATCCACGTATCGATTATTTACCCGTTCTTCAGCAGTTCATTGAAGCAACAAGTCATGGCTCTGAAAGTGAGGAGATTAAAAAATGA
- a CDS encoding DnaD domain-containing protein: MNTKNNRLRTWTEQRTIQIPQLFFQFYKELNIEDDEALIVMHLLAFHVEGNDFPTPTDLMNRLTMPSNDITSRLQRLMQKGFLEITRDVDSNGTLYEKYSVYPLWERILQMIEMKEQKNSAATLRQEEGEVFRLFEEEMGRLLSPLELEKIGFWLDEDKHSPALIKEALKEAVFAGKLSIRYIDRILLEWKKKNITTPQAAHKQGEQFREKQSLNRPPARTLQQETQSTNRVPFYNWLEERE; this comes from the coding sequence ATGAATACAAAAAATAATCGACTCCGTACATGGACCGAGCAGAGAACTATACAAATTCCTCAGCTCTTTTTTCAGTTTTATAAGGAGTTAAATATTGAGGATGATGAGGCGCTGATTGTCATGCACTTACTTGCCTTTCATGTGGAAGGAAATGATTTTCCTACACCAACAGATTTGATGAATCGTCTTACGATGCCTAGTAATGATATTACCTCTCGCTTACAGCGTCTAATGCAAAAGGGCTTTCTTGAGATTACACGTGATGTCGATTCAAATGGCACGCTATACGAAAAATATTCGGTGTACCCCCTTTGGGAACGTATATTGCAGATGATCGAAATGAAAGAACAAAAAAATTCAGCAGCTACACTTCGTCAAGAAGAGGGTGAAGTATTCCGTTTATTTGAAGAGGAAATGGGGCGTCTTTTATCTCCTTTAGAGCTAGAAAAAATCGGTTTTTGGCTAGATGAGGATAAGCACAGTCCTGCGCTTATTAAAGAGGCGTTAAAGGAAGCTGTGTTTGCTGGTAAATTGAGCATTCGCTATATTGATCGGATATTATTGGAGTGGAAAAAGAAAAATATTACGACACCACAAGCTGCACATAAACAAGGCGAACAGTTCCGTGAGAAACAAAGCTTGAATAGACCGCCGGCACGTACGTTACAGCAAGAAACACAGTCGACAAACAGAGTACCATTTTATAACTGGTTAGAAGAAAGAGAATAG
- the nth gene encoding endonuclease III produces the protein MLTKKQWEHCLAEMDRMFPNAHCELVHDNPFELTIATLLSAQCTDVLVNKVTKTLFQKYKKPEDYLAVSLEELQQDIRSIGLYRNKAKNIQLLCARLLTEYNGQIPASREELVTLPGVGRKTANVVLSVAFDIPALAVDTHVERVSKRLGLCRWKDSVLEVEETIMKKTPMDKWSKTHHQLIFFGRYHCKAQNPGCQTCPLLDDCREGQKRLKKGLVKNA, from the coding sequence ATGTTAACAAAAAAACAGTGGGAGCATTGTCTAGCTGAAATGGACCGCATGTTTCCCAATGCGCATTGCGAACTTGTGCATGACAACCCGTTCGAGCTGACAATAGCCACGTTATTATCTGCACAATGTACGGATGTACTTGTCAATAAAGTAACAAAGACGTTGTTTCAAAAATATAAAAAGCCAGAAGATTATTTGGCAGTGAGCTTAGAAGAACTTCAACAGGATATTCGTTCAATAGGTCTTTATCGCAATAAGGCTAAAAATATTCAACTTCTATGTGCGCGACTTTTAACTGAATATAATGGGCAAATTCCCGCAAGTCGGGAAGAGCTCGTGACATTGCCAGGCGTTGGTCGTAAGACGGCGAATGTTGTATTATCAGTAGCTTTTGATATTCCAGCACTTGCTGTTGATACACATGTAGAACGCGTATCTAAACGATTAGGTTTATGTCGTTGGAAGGATTCCGTGCTTGAAGTGGAAGAAACCATAATGAAGAAAACACCAATGGACAAATGGTCGAAAACCCATCATCAGTTAATTTTCTTTGGACGCTATCATTGTAAGGCACAAAATCCGGGCTGCCAAACATGTCCGTTACTGGATGATTGCCGAGAAGGACAAAAGCGTTTAAAAAAAGGGTTGGTGAAGAACGCGTGA
- a CDS encoding YpoC family protein, with protein sequence MNIEAISKEKIDEWFTEWTMLEAQIHAAHDARNGEAKGLMEEAIMLFERLVIEAGEEVMPINGVERMAFIKTKPGQYACYRQLDELFKETKKRTARLRLQATKN encoded by the coding sequence GTGAACATTGAGGCAATATCAAAAGAAAAAATAGATGAATGGTTTACAGAATGGACAATGCTGGAAGCTCAAATACATGCTGCCCATGATGCTCGTAACGGGGAAGCAAAGGGACTCATGGAAGAGGCTATCATGTTGTTTGAACGTTTAGTTATCGAAGCAGGTGAAGAGGTAATGCCGATTAATGGGGTTGAGCGTATGGCCTTTATTAAAACGAAACCAGGACAATATGCGTGTTATCGTCAATTAGATGAATTATTTAAAGAAACAAAAAAACGAACAGCACGCTTGCGTCTACAGGCAACCAAAAACTAA
- a CDS encoding endonuclease, with the protein MNKLGQLVAQLDLVNQLLLTRVSLENNAHSLQFFMQLKSVSQKVSLAEKNWQVKNACSPISSEKR; encoded by the coding sequence TTGAACAAATTAGGACAATTAGTTGCACAGTTGGATCTAGTCAATCAATTACTTTTAACGAGAGTGTCATTGGAAAACAATGCGCACAGCCTGCAATTTTTTATGCAGCTCAAATCTGTTAGCCAGAAAGTAAGCTTAGCAGAAAAGAACTGGCAAGTAAAGAATGCTTGTTCGCCTATTAGTAGTGAAAAACGATAG